The Nycticebus coucang isolate mNycCou1 chromosome 8, mNycCou1.pri, whole genome shotgun sequence genome has a window encoding:
- the EIF1B gene encoding eukaryotic translation initiation factor 1b: MSTIQNLQSFDPFADATKGDDLLPAGTEDYIHIRIQQRNGRKTLTTVQGIADDYDKKKLVKAFKKKFACNGTVIEHPEYGEVIQLQGDQRKNICQFLLEVGIVKEEQLKVHGF; this comes from the exons ATGTCCACTATCCAGAACCTCCAATCTTTCG ACCCCTTTGCTGATGCAACTAAGGGTGACGACTTACTCCCGGCAGGGACTGAGGATTACATTCATATAAGAATCCAGCAACGAAACGGCAGAAAGACACTGACTACTGTTCAGGGCATTGCAGATGATTATGACAAAAAGAAACTTGTGAAAGCTTTCAAAAAG AAATTTGCCTGTAATGGTACTGTGATTGAACATCCCGAATACGGAGAGGTTATTCAGCTGCAAGGTGaccaaagaaagaatatttgccAGTTTCTCTTGGAG gttgGCATTGTCAAGGAGGAGCAGCTTAAGGTTCATGGATTCTAA